From a region of the Neobacillus niacini genome:
- a CDS encoding AMP-binding protein: MDIIGKRTLRSLLADKVKQHEEKVFIHFEDANEKRYKKTYKEFHKEVNQLSNAFLKLGLKKGDHVVLHLPNNMEFFTTWFALANIGAIMVPTNILSTADEMKYIINHSEAVVLMTEAEYLDKFDGIRRELPTIQHTIITRCDQAIEGVINFNDLIENSTDGTEAFPKILSEDVAAMLYTSGTTSKPKGVQVTNANYIYTGELMSKSINLTENDRPFIVLPLFHGNAQYYSTMSALVVGASIAFTEKFSALRYFKQAKALGGTVGSLFAAPIRMILAKEYDEKDRDNSIRLITFAQSVAEHQLTEFEGKFNLKLLQMYGMTETIGIPLINPINDIRKNMSIGKPSIGYEVKLLDENGYEVADGEVGQIAVKGVRGRTLMKGYFKNDEATSQTFKGDWLLTGDNGYVGEDGYFYFVDRMKDMIKRSGENVAANEVESVLVEHEAVYEAAVIGIPDEMRDEAIKAYIIVNKGSAVSEAELIKHCQERLAKFKVPELIEFVEDFPRTPVGKIQKHILRKLLLI, translated from the coding sequence GTGGATATAATCGGAAAAAGAACATTACGTTCACTATTAGCAGATAAGGTCAAGCAGCACGAGGAGAAGGTGTTTATTCATTTTGAAGATGCGAATGAAAAACGTTATAAAAAAACATATAAAGAATTCCATAAAGAAGTGAACCAATTAAGTAATGCTTTCTTGAAGTTAGGACTAAAAAAAGGGGATCATGTTGTTTTACATTTACCAAACAATATGGAATTTTTTACAACGTGGTTTGCATTGGCGAATATTGGCGCCATCATGGTCCCAACCAACATTTTATCAACAGCAGATGAGATGAAATACATTATTAATCATTCTGAGGCTGTTGTATTGATGACTGAAGCTGAGTATTTAGATAAGTTTGATGGGATACGTAGAGAATTGCCAACGATTCAACATACAATCATTACTCGCTGTGACCAAGCGATTGAAGGGGTTATTAACTTTAATGATTTAATAGAAAACTCAACTGATGGTACAGAGGCTTTTCCGAAGATACTGTCTGAGGATGTTGCAGCTATGCTTTATACATCAGGGACAACTTCCAAACCAAAAGGCGTACAGGTGACGAACGCAAATTATATTTATACCGGTGAATTAATGTCAAAATCGATCAATTTAACGGAGAACGATCGGCCATTCATCGTTTTACCATTATTTCACGGCAATGCACAGTATTACTCAACCATGTCTGCACTTGTCGTAGGGGCTAGTATTGCGTTTACAGAGAAATTTAGTGCATTGCGTTATTTTAAACAAGCAAAGGCCCTTGGTGGTACGGTTGGTTCACTATTTGCAGCTCCGATTCGAATGATACTGGCAAAGGAATATGACGAGAAAGACCGGGATAACTCGATCCGTTTAATCACTTTCGCACAATCAGTAGCGGAACATCAATTAACTGAATTTGAAGGAAAATTCAATCTTAAACTGCTGCAAATGTACGGGATGACTGAGACCATTGGGATTCCATTAATCAATCCAATCAATGACATTCGAAAAAATATGAGCATCGGAAAGCCAAGCATTGGCTATGAAGTAAAATTACTTGATGAAAACGGATATGAAGTGGCTGATGGAGAAGTCGGCCAAATTGCTGTCAAAGGTGTTCGCGGCAGAACATTGATGAAGGGATATTTTAAGAATGACGAAGCAACAAGCCAAACATTCAAAGGGGATTGGCTTTTAACTGGGGACAATGGTTATGTCGGAGAAGATGGCTATTTTTACTTTGTTGATCGGATGAAGGATATGATTAAGCGTTCAGGTGAAAATGTAGCAGCGAATGAAGTGGAAAGCGTGTTAGTCGAGCATGAAGCTGTTTACGAAGCTGCTGTTATTGGGATCCCGGATGAGATGCGAGATGAAGCCATCAAAGCATATATCATAGTAAATAAAGGTAGTGCAGTGTCTGAAGCAGAGCTCATTAAACACTGCCAAGAAAGATTAGCAAAGTTTAAAGTTCCAGAACTTATTGAATTTGTAGAAGATTTCCCTCGTACACCTGTTGGGAAAATCCAGAAACATATTCTGCGTAAATTACTACTCATTTAA
- a CDS encoding haloacid dehalogenase-like hydrolase, whose protein sequence is MKRILDCRGSDFRQMGREELKQAIRAAEGRTILAETVVTSQPLLPEVSNPEVMKVFGVDMILLNLFDVMNPKVNGVDSYSIFQPNAAGSEIDENIIQKIKELTGLPVGINLEPVDPNANALENLHSLPEGRTATERSLAMAKQLGCDFICLTGNPKSGVTNEKIEKGITLANKHFGGLIIAGKMHNAGTAGSIFDLDAFSRFAEAGADIILFPAPGTVPGVREETLAKAIENVKSKGALTLAAIGTSQEGADEETIRAIALSSKRAGVDIFHIGDAGYSGMALPENIQTLSITVRGKRHTYIRMAASALR, encoded by the coding sequence ATGAAAAGAATATTAGATTGTAGAGGTTCTGATTTTCGGCAAATGGGTAGAGAAGAATTAAAGCAAGCAATACGTGCAGCAGAAGGAAGAACGATATTGGCTGAAACGGTCGTGACATCACAACCCTTACTTCCAGAGGTCTCCAACCCTGAAGTGATGAAGGTATTCGGGGTGGATATGATCTTACTGAACTTGTTCGATGTAATGAACCCTAAAGTAAATGGCGTGGATTCCTACAGCATTTTTCAACCAAATGCTGCAGGCAGTGAAATAGATGAAAATATTATTCAAAAAATTAAAGAACTAACTGGTCTGCCAGTCGGCATTAATCTTGAACCTGTTGATCCCAATGCAAATGCTTTAGAAAATTTGCATTCATTACCGGAAGGACGTACAGCTACTGAGAGATCACTTGCGATGGCTAAACAATTGGGATGTGATTTTATTTGTTTAACGGGTAACCCCAAATCAGGAGTAACCAATGAGAAAATAGAAAAGGGCATTACATTAGCGAATAAACATTTTGGAGGGCTGATCATAGCGGGCAAAATGCATAATGCTGGAACGGCAGGAAGTATATTTGATTTAGATGCATTTTCTCGCTTTGCAGAAGCAGGGGCAGATATCATTCTTTTCCCCGCACCAGGAACAGTCCCTGGTGTTCGTGAGGAAACACTTGCGAAGGCAATCGAAAACGTTAAAAGTAAAGGGGCATTAACCCTTGCGGCAATTGGCACCAGCCAAGAAGGAGCAGATGAAGAAACCATTCGCGCCATTGCGTTAAGTTCGAAAAGAGCAGGAGTGGATATTTTTCATATCGGGGATGCTGGGTATTCGGGCATGGCGTTGCCTGAAAATATTCAAACCCTTTCGATTACGGTAAGAGGTAAAAGACATACATATATCAGAATGGCCGCATCTGCCTTAAGATAA
- a CDS encoding DUF1643 domain-containing protein: MQERSKSGVLVNKDFRDSLIIDKYDTEFLNWREKKLDQLRSENSEDAITWNVFRSLRQINPSNWLPKLFKQSFHQDLTYPAESIDIILWKKLNPPLNLPTREGQSEVDVIIESNKFVWFIEVKYKSDISLSTSHDKSRNQIIRNIDVGLDYKNGKDFYFSLLILDEEHSPKGSHYINVYSYSIDHVRFDLPHRKDGIVNLKGIGLLTWVDIINVLGDSKRGNEVEFQRFVAAQAEQWLSNKIDKSTERKNDAIFDSTGQYRYSLTRVWNSNKEKVVFICLNPSTADGENDDPTLKRCIDFAKRWHNEKYGSLKMVNLFSYRATDFDMLRDVENPVGSENDDYIVKAVRSASLVVVAWGEKGIYRNRHKEVLELLSNENIDVHCLEILKCNQPKHPLYAKKELTPRIYAQ, from the coding sequence ATGCAAGAGAGATCTAAGAGTGGTGTCTTAGTGAATAAGGACTTTAGGGATTCACTTATCATTGATAAATACGATACAGAATTCCTTAATTGGAGAGAGAAAAAATTAGATCAATTAAGAAGCGAAAATAGCGAAGATGCGATAACTTGGAATGTATTCAGGAGTCTAAGGCAAATTAACCCAAGTAATTGGTTACCCAAATTATTCAAGCAATCCTTTCATCAAGATTTAACTTATCCAGCAGAATCTATTGACATCATCTTGTGGAAAAAATTGAATCCACCATTAAACTTACCAACAAGAGAAGGTCAGTCTGAAGTTGATGTAATCATCGAATCGAACAAGTTTGTTTGGTTTATTGAGGTCAAATATAAAAGTGATATAAGCCTTTCCACCTCCCATGACAAATCCCGAAACCAGATTATCCGTAATATTGACGTTGGATTAGACTATAAAAATGGAAAAGACTTTTATTTTTCTTTACTGATATTAGATGAGGAACATTCTCCAAAGGGATCCCACTATATAAATGTATACTCATATTCAATTGATCATGTTAGGTTTGATCTCCCACACCGAAAAGATGGAATAGTCAACTTAAAGGGTATTGGTCTTTTGACATGGGTAGATATTATAAATGTATTAGGTGATAGTAAAAGGGGTAACGAAGTTGAGTTTCAAAGATTCGTAGCAGCACAAGCAGAACAGTGGTTGAGTAATAAAATTGATAAATCCACTGAACGAAAAAATGATGCCATCTTTGATAGTACTGGCCAATACAGGTATTCTCTTACAAGAGTATGGAATTCCAATAAAGAAAAAGTCGTATTCATCTGTTTAAATCCGAGCACTGCAGATGGTGAGAATGATGATCCGACTCTAAAACGTTGCATAGATTTCGCCAAGAGGTGGCATAACGAAAAATATGGGTCATTGAAAATGGTAAACTTGTTTTCGTATCGGGCTACAGATTTCGATATGTTAAGAGACGTTGAGAATCCCGTTGGTTCAGAAAATGATGACTATATCGTGAAAGCCGTAAGAAGTGCAAGTTTAGTAGTAGTTGCATGGGGAGAAAAAGGGATCTATAGAAATCGACACAAAGAGGTATTAGAGTTACTTTCAAATGAAAATATTGATGTTCATTGCTTGGAAATTTTAAAGTGTAACCAACCAAAACACCCCTTATATGCAAAAAAAGAGTTAACTCCTAGAATATATGCGCAATAA
- a CDS encoding YolD-like family protein, whose amino-acid sequence MKPLLDEYEKAEFDWSIAYAMEYNLPVEIKVWSDGFTETITGRIHYVDPITFQLRIEVKSNEIERIAFEDIVGVMIVE is encoded by the coding sequence ATGAAGCCATTACTAGACGAATATGAGAAGGCGGAGTTTGATTGGAGTATTGCCTATGCAATGGAATACAATCTTCCGGTGGAGATTAAGGTTTGGAGCGATGGGTTTACAGAAACAATTACTGGCCGTATTCATTATGTTGATCCGATTACGTTTCAGCTCCGCATTGAGGTGAAATCTAATGAAATTGAACGCATAGCTTTCGAAGATATAGTCGGAGTAATGATTGTAGAGTAG
- a CDS encoding DUF3189 family protein gives MLYIYNDFAGTHSTALAAAYHLKQLPQSERKLTKEEILNVQYFNHLTKKDFGKLLFHGIDEDGNSVYSIGRKRDKYVVPAMRELALLFQEKFQLNEKLVFSNTSPTVPMAMSLGGLFSRVLNIDVIGVPLLVIGAKRCCDNIYRLVENTKHVAKASNNETVIILENEKYK, from the coding sequence ATGTTATATATCTATAATGATTTCGCAGGGACACACTCCACTGCTTTGGCAGCGGCCTACCATTTGAAACAATTGCCTCAATCTGAAAGAAAGCTGACGAAAGAAGAAATCCTTAATGTCCAATATTTTAATCATTTAACGAAAAAGGACTTTGGAAAACTTCTTTTTCATGGGATCGATGAGGATGGTAATTCCGTTTATTCCATTGGCCGGAAACGAGACAAATATGTGGTGCCAGCCATGAGAGAATTGGCGTTGCTCTTTCAGGAAAAATTTCAGTTAAACGAAAAACTTGTTTTTTCCAATACCTCTCCAACAGTTCCAATGGCTATGTCACTTGGGGGATTGTTTTCGAGAGTGCTTAATATTGACGTCATTGGAGTCCCTTTATTAGTGATAGGCGCCAAACGATGCTGTGATAATATTTACCGTTTGGTGGAGAATACCAAGCATGTCGCTAAAGCTTCCAATAATGAAACTGTCATTATTTTAGAAAATGAAAAGTACAAGTAA
- a CDS encoding MFS transporter, whose product MKNVKVLLASLAGSIIEWYDFYLYGTATGIVFATLFFPSEDPTISVLIAFATFGAGYAARPLGSIIFGHMGDRIGRKASLMLTLVGMGGSSFLIGLLPTYAQVGLVAPIALVVLRLLQGIALGGEWGGAVLLATESATKGVRGFFGSIPQLGVPIGLVLGTFSFTLISSLTTEAQFMAWGWRIPFLFSAVLVLLAIWIRSSIEETPEFRRKKEQGEIAKVPIIDAFKYHKKDIFRLIGLKLGDGFFNVFLMSFILFYATTFLGHSRDVALLALTLSCATMIITIPLTGYLSDFIGRKAIYIGGIVALIILAIPYFTMIGQSSTMFYIMQVLLLGVVWSAIFATQGTFFSELFPANVRYTGLGLGYQVAAAIVGFGPMLWTEMGAKFGASPYIFGGFMIVGLVFSLVLAILSPDTRKISQYSDHHHDQTEVEENGQRDVKKA is encoded by the coding sequence ATGAAAAATGTCAAAGTATTATTAGCTAGTTTAGCCGGTTCCATCATTGAATGGTATGACTTCTATCTATACGGAACAGCAACAGGAATTGTATTTGCTACATTATTCTTCCCTTCAGAGGATCCGACGATCTCTGTTTTGATTGCTTTTGCTACTTTTGGAGCAGGTTATGCTGCACGGCCTCTTGGAAGTATCATTTTTGGGCATATGGGAGACAGGATTGGAAGGAAGGCCTCCCTCATGCTGACACTGGTCGGGATGGGGGGAAGTTCGTTTTTGATTGGATTGCTTCCAACCTATGCGCAAGTTGGTTTAGTAGCGCCAATCGCGCTTGTCGTTTTACGTTTGCTACAAGGAATTGCCCTTGGTGGTGAATGGGGTGGAGCTGTTTTACTTGCAACAGAATCTGCAACAAAAGGTGTGCGTGGTTTCTTTGGTTCGATTCCCCAATTAGGTGTACCCATTGGATTAGTTCTCGGGACATTTAGTTTCACGTTAATTAGTTCATTAACGACAGAAGCACAATTTATGGCCTGGGGCTGGAGAATCCCTTTCCTTTTTAGTGCAGTATTAGTACTTTTAGCGATTTGGATTCGCAGCAGCATTGAAGAGACTCCTGAATTTAGAAGGAAAAAGGAACAAGGAGAGATTGCAAAGGTACCTATTATTGATGCCTTTAAATACCACAAAAAGGATATTTTTCGCTTGATTGGTTTAAAACTGGGAGACGGTTTTTTCAATGTATTCCTTATGTCCTTTATCTTGTTTTATGCAACAACGTTTCTAGGTCATAGTCGTGATGTGGCATTATTGGCTTTAACACTAAGTTGTGCAACCATGATTATTACGATTCCATTGACTGGATATTTATCTGACTTTATCGGTCGTAAAGCCATCTATATCGGCGGGATCGTAGCGTTGATCATATTAGCCATTCCATATTTCACGATGATTGGGCAAAGCTCAACCATGTTCTACATCATGCAGGTTTTATTATTAGGTGTGGTTTGGAGTGCCATTTTCGCTACGCAAGGTACATTTTTCTCTGAATTGTTCCCGGCCAATGTGCGCTATACAGGGCTTGGTCTAGGTTATCAAGTCGCGGCTGCCATTGTAGGATTTGGGCCAATGCTTTGGACAGAAATGGGTGCGAAATTTGGTGCGTCCCCCTATATATTCGGTGGATTTATGATTGTAGGACTAGTCTTTTCGCTCGTGTTGGCAATACTTTCACCAGACACCCGTAAAATTTCACAATATAGTGATCACCATCATGATCAAACAGAGGTCGAGGAAAACGGTCAAAGAGACGTGAAAAAAGCGTAA
- a CDS encoding TetR/AcrR family transcriptional regulator, whose protein sequence is MERKTREQQAEETRQRIYQTALKLFEKKGFNQVSVDEIVQKSKSSKGAFYGHFSSKYDIFLEKFREIDSFYENFAQSLPSHMPFEDKVTSLFDAQLTYLKNELGEDLMRSVYTSGLIRNEANFFANSERSLYKILNRFVHEAIENEELPKSTDSNKTSFFISRCMRGTLYDWLSFGDNDHLNDEAKTFISIFLKGLL, encoded by the coding sequence ATGGAAAGGAAAACGCGAGAGCAGCAAGCAGAAGAAACAAGACAGAGAATCTATCAGACAGCTTTAAAACTTTTTGAAAAAAAGGGGTTTAATCAAGTAAGCGTCGATGAAATTGTTCAAAAAAGCAAAAGTTCAAAAGGTGCATTCTATGGCCATTTCTCATCAAAATACGATATTTTTTTAGAAAAGTTCAGAGAAATCGATTCATTTTATGAAAATTTTGCTCAATCCTTACCAAGTCATATGCCTTTTGAAGACAAAGTCACTTCCCTTTTCGATGCCCAATTGACATACTTAAAAAATGAACTGGGAGAAGATTTGATGAGGAGTGTTTATACGAGCGGCTTGATCAGAAATGAAGCGAACTTTTTCGCCAACTCTGAGAGAAGCTTATATAAAATTTTAAATAGGTTTGTGCATGAAGCCATTGAAAATGAAGAACTGCCAAAATCAACCGATAGTAATAAAACCAGTTTCTTCATTTCAAGATGTATGCGTGGTACTCTTTATGACTGGCTTTCATTTGGCGACAATGATCATTTAAACGATGAAGCGAAAACGTTTATATCTATCTTTCTAAAAGGTCTATTATAG
- a CDS encoding DUF6199 family natural product biosynthesis protein: MIVIGIIFIFFGFFMVAIPAVLWDLTERWKSKEARDPSTYYIWSSRIGGVFLILIGIAEIVNVFI, encoded by the coding sequence ATGATTGTAATTGGCATAATATTTATTTTCTTTGGTTTCTTTATGGTAGCAATACCCGCTGTGCTTTGGGATCTAACTGAGAGATGGAAATCGAAGGAAGCAAGAGATCCATCAACTTATTATATTTGGTCTTCGAGAATTGGTGGAGTATTTTTAATCCTTATAGGTATCGCTGAAATTGTAAATGTTTTTATTTGA
- a CDS encoding Zn-ribbon domain-containing OB-fold protein — protein MIIYEYKNKSYLRKPFSSDSENDQISERKISGEGTVYSVTTIYVPPAEFVQESPYTVAIIQLKNTTLKVTARIEEPVQIGETVHFTKFKNGAYHFKNRV, from the coding sequence ATGATTATATATGAGTATAAAAACAAGAGTTATCTGAGAAAGCCTTTTTCCTCAGATTCCGAAAATGACCAAATTAGTGAACGGAAAATTTCTGGTGAAGGTACGGTCTATTCTGTAACAACCATTTACGTGCCACCAGCAGAATTTGTTCAAGAAAGTCCATATACAGTGGCAATCATTCAATTAAAGAACACCACGCTAAAAGTAACCGCCCGTATCGAGGAACCAGTACAAATAGGGGAAACGGTGCATTTCACAAAATTTAAAAACGGGGCCTATCATTTTAAAAACCGTGTGTGA
- a CDS encoding nucleotidyltransferase family protein, with amino-acid sequence MLKNKEDVIKLIRSDEKMMEIIKIASTLNLPDWWICAGFVRSKIWDTLHGFTERTETQDVDVIYFDNQHIDENFEKELENKLVSMMPSIPWSVKNQARMHVINDFPPYNSSEDAISRFPESVTALGVKLDKENILVLTAPWGLEDVINLEVKPTPYFTETKELAAIYEQRMIKKNWKSIWHKIKIHQLNL; translated from the coding sequence ATGTTAAAAAATAAAGAAGATGTAATAAAATTAATCCGAAGCGATGAAAAAATGATGGAGATTATTAAGATTGCAAGCACACTGAATTTACCAGACTGGTGGATCTGTGCCGGTTTTGTGCGTTCAAAAATCTGGGACACACTGCACGGCTTTACTGAAAGAACGGAGACCCAAGATGTTGATGTAATCTATTTTGATAACCAACACATTGATGAGAATTTTGAAAAGGAACTAGAGAATAAGCTAGTAAGCATGATGCCTTCTATACCTTGGTCCGTGAAAAATCAAGCAAGAATGCACGTCATTAATGATTTTCCTCCCTATAATTCTTCGGAAGATGCTATTTCAAGGTTTCCAGAAAGTGTGACAGCGTTAGGAGTAAAACTCGACAAGGAAAATATTTTAGTTCTTACTGCTCCTTGGGGATTAGAGGATGTCATTAATTTAGAGGTGAAGCCGACTCCCTATTTTACTGAAACAAAAGAACTTGCTGCCATTTACGAGCAGCGAATGATTAAAAAGAATTGGAAGTCTATTTGGCATAAGATTAAAATCCACCAACTCAATTTGTAG
- a CDS encoding thiolase C-terminal domain-containing protein produces the protein MDVFVSGVGITPFGKHIEHSLKELLLQAARDALRDAGHPKIDAVFVGNFMGGAIANQEILGAMLVNDLELGHIPSLKVEGACASGGIAIRQAVIGILSGTYENVLVVGGEKMKHAATDVVTQAINAAMDNDSSEKNAGLTFPGFFGLLANRYMYESGATKEHLANVVLQNRSYAINNPLAQFRKPTTMEEVMQAKQITEPLGLFDCSPITDGAASVVLSRNPSAVKIRASVQVSGPTNIQDLDSILQIPAIINSGKLAYEQAGLGPSDIDVVEVHDCFSITELLAIEGLGFSNRLEGWRFIEEGQAGINGKTPINTSGGLLSRGHPIGATGTAQFVQIVLQLRGEAVNQVKNARIAMSQNLGGTGAYSVVHVLERV, from the coding sequence ATGGATGTTTTTGTAAGTGGTGTTGGTATTACACCATTCGGTAAACATATTGAGCATTCATTAAAAGAGCTTTTACTTCAAGCTGCGAGGGATGCTTTAAGAGATGCAGGACATCCGAAAATTGATGCAGTATTTGTTGGAAACTTCATGGGCGGGGCAATTGCGAACCAGGAAATTCTAGGTGCCATGCTTGTGAATGATCTAGAGCTTGGTCATATTCCTTCATTGAAAGTAGAAGGTGCATGTGCATCTGGAGGCATCGCGATTCGTCAAGCAGTAATTGGTATTTTAAGTGGCACGTATGAAAACGTACTTGTTGTTGGCGGGGAAAAAATGAAACATGCTGCGACTGACGTTGTGACGCAAGCAATAAATGCAGCAATGGATAATGATTCAAGTGAAAAAAATGCTGGTTTAACATTCCCGGGTTTCTTTGGTCTACTGGCTAATCGATATATGTATGAAAGTGGGGCAACAAAGGAACATCTGGCAAATGTTGTATTACAAAATCGTTCATATGCAATAAACAATCCACTTGCACAGTTCAGAAAGCCAACGACAATGGAAGAAGTTATGCAAGCTAAACAGATTACGGAGCCACTTGGCCTATTTGATTGTTCACCAATAACAGATGGGGCAGCCAGTGTAGTATTAAGTAGAAATCCGAGCGCAGTTAAAATCCGCGCATCTGTTCAAGTGTCTGGTCCCACGAATATCCAGGACTTGGATTCCATTCTACAAATTCCCGCCATTATCAATTCAGGGAAGCTCGCTTATGAACAAGCAGGATTAGGCCCATCTGATATTGATGTTGTAGAGGTTCATGATTGCTTCTCCATCACAGAACTTCTTGCGATAGAAGGGTTAGGCTTTTCCAATCGTCTTGAAGGTTGGAGATTCATAGAGGAGGGACAAGCTGGAATAAACGGTAAAACACCAATTAATACAAGTGGAGGTCTCTTATCAAGAGGCCACCCAATTGGGGCAACGGGTACGGCACAGTTTGTACAAATTGTCCTTCAATTAAGAGGAGAAGCGGTAAACCAAGTCAAAAATGCACGAATAGCGATGTCACAAAATTTAGGCGGCACTGGCGCTTACTCTGTGGTACATGTATTAGAAAGGGTCTGA
- a CDS encoding DegV family protein: MRRIILTTESGADLPEDLAEKHNVQVVPMHVIMDGKDYLDGSLAVTEIYDYYERTRKIPSTTSTNSHEYLEFYTKIKNDFPECTIVHIGYTSKASSSFQNAIIATEGLNDIFLIDALNVTGGLTAIVMYAVTLLENEPSIDPERLVEKIKLVVPKSRLAFVPGSLDFLRAGGRVSNLAYLGGALLKIKPRIELVDGNLTSTKKYRGSMDSVSEKLLRDYFDQYNIDRRQLYLLYSIGLDERIKKRMTEIASEAGFNNVIWIQAGAMISTHAGPGGVGISGLEV, from the coding sequence ATGAGAAGAATTATTTTAACGACAGAGAGTGGTGCGGATTTACCAGAAGATTTAGCTGAAAAACATAATGTTCAAGTGGTTCCAATGCATGTAATTATGGATGGAAAGGATTATTTAGATGGTTCATTAGCTGTAACGGAAATTTATGATTATTACGAACGGACAAGGAAAATACCTTCGACAACATCGACCAATTCGCATGAATATCTTGAATTTTACACAAAGATCAAAAATGATTTTCCTGAATGCACCATTGTGCATATCGGTTATACTTCGAAGGCATCTTCTTCCTTCCAAAATGCGATCATCGCAACTGAGGGTTTAAATGATATTTTTCTAATTGATGCTTTGAACGTTACAGGGGGATTAACAGCGATTGTGATGTACGCGGTTACCTTATTAGAGAATGAACCTTCCATTGACCCTGAACGGTTAGTAGAGAAGATTAAATTAGTGGTTCCGAAATCAAGACTAGCTTTCGTTCCCGGCAGCTTAGATTTTTTAAGAGCAGGTGGACGAGTTAGTAATCTAGCGTATCTCGGAGGGGCACTGTTAAAAATAAAGCCGCGGATTGAATTAGTTGATGGAAATCTTACTTCAACCAAAAAATATCGAGGGAGTATGGACTCAGTTTCAGAAAAGCTGCTGCGAGATTATTTTGATCAATACAATATTGATAGAAGGCAACTTTACCTTCTATATTCAATCGGACTTGATGAAAGGATCAAGAAGCGGATGACTGAAATCGCGAGTGAAGCTGGTTTCAATAATGTAATATGGATCCAAGCAGGCGCAATGATTTCAACTCATGCGGGACCTGGAGGTGTAGGGATTTCAGGTTTGGAGGTTTAG